The nucleotide sequence GTTCAGGCCGAGGGGGCTTGTCTACCTTCCGATAGCCTCTTACTTCGAGATGAGCGAGTGGTCTCTGCCGGCTGAACAGGCGAGGCTCTTCGTTGAGTTCGTGAACTGGTTGAGGGCTCGGGGCGTTTTTGAGCGCTACCGCGTCTTCGTCCGCGGTGGTATATGGAAGAACTTCTTCTTCAAGTATCCTGAGGGCAACTTCATGCACAAGAGGATGCTCATGGTGAGTAAACTCGTAAGAAACAACCCTAAGGCGAGGCGCTTCATTCTCAGGGCCCAGTGCAATGATGCTTACTGGCACGGCATTTTTGGGGGCATTTATCTCCCCCACCTCCGCAGGGCAGTGTGGGAGAACATCATAAGGGCCAACACTTTCGTTTCCACTGGAAGCTTTGTGGGGGATATTGACTTCGATGGCAGAGATGAGGTCTTCATCGAGGGCGAGAACTTTTACTACGTCTTCAAGCCGGGCCTCGGCGGTTCCCTCGTTGAACTCAGCTCAAAAAACAAGCTCGTTAACTATGCCGATACTTTAACGAGGTGCTACGAGCACTATCACTCCGTTGGAAGTGCCGTTCCAGAAGATACCGGGGAAGGTGTTGAGAGCATCCACGAGCTCTCTGAGGGCATACCTGAGGACGTAAGAAATGAGATTGCCTACGATTCAGTTAGGAGAACCCTTCTCCAGGACAGGTTTCTGAAGCCGAAAACAACCCTTGATGCTTTCAGACTGAATCGTTATGACTCCCTGATGGACTTCTCGAACAAGCCCTACGGTTATTCCCTTGAAGACGGAAAGCTGAGGCTCCGGAGAAGCGAAAGTGAGTTTTCGGTTGTTAAAACGTTTAAGCCCACCGATGAGGGTTTTGTAGTCGAGTACTCCGTTGCCGGGTGCGGAACCTTCGCTGTCGAGCTCAACGTAGCGGTCCACAGCGTAATGGAAAGTCCGGAGGAGCTTCACGGTTCCGGGATTGAGGTTAATGACAGATACGCCGTCGGCAGATTCTCCATCGAGCTCGATAGTGAGGCAAGGATATGGAAGTTCCCGGTAAAAACGCTGAGCAAAAGCGAAAGGGGATGGGACTTCATACAGCAGGGGGTGAGCTACACCTTCCTGTTTCCTGTTGAGGGGACACGGTCTTTTTCAGTAGCATTCAGAGAGCTCTAGGCTCGGATTGTAAGGCCCTCTGCGTCCCTTTTTATTGACTTGACGACCTTAAACTCTCCTATTCTTCCGTGGGAGGATACCCTTATGATTGTTGTCGCGATGTCCTCGATAAGGTTGAGGAGGTACCTGTGTTCTTCTCCGAGGAGGGGTGCTTTTATGAGATGTACTGTAAGTCTATCCCTGTTGCCAACGTACTCTGAGAGCAGACTGAGCGCCAAATGAACGCTCTTAGGTAGTACGTCCGATGTTACAAAGAGCTTCTCCACTCCCAGGGCAATGGTTAAAACCGGCGAGTTCTCCTTTAGGAATCTCTCATACGCCTCCTTGAACTTCCCAATTAAAATGACGGGCTCGGTCAAGTCGCTTATCCAGGCTATAACGTTTCCCCTTTTTACACGTCCTCCTACTTTTATCACATCGGTTGTGTCAAAACACTCACAGTCCAGACCGGCGAGCCTTGCCTTTGAAGTAAGTATGTGGAATGAATCGACGACGTCAACTATGAGCACGGTATAACCCTTCGAACGGCCCCAGCTCATAAGCTGGTGGAGTCCAAAGTACTGGTCTTTCAAATCCATTCTCTCCACGAGGACTATCTCCCCCAGTTGAAGTGAATCCCAGAGCTCTCTCATCAGGTCCCCTGTTGTCATTATAG is from Thermococcus sp. and encodes:
- a CDS encoding alpha-amylase/4-alpha-glucanotransferase domain-containing protein; protein product: MKAVKFIFGIHNHQLLGNFGWVFENAYERAYRPFLETLEEYPNMKVGVHYSGPLLEWIAEHRPEHIELLRDLVRRGQLEIMVAGFYEPVLASIPEEDRIEQINLLKGFAKRLGYDSKGLWLTERVWEPELVGALKKAGIEYVIVDDYHFLSAGLPKEDLYWPYYTENNGESIAVFPIDERLRYLIPFRSFKRTLEYLHSLDDGDESKVAVFHDDGEKFGVWPGTYEWVHEKGWLREFFDEVSSDEKIEVLLYSEYLSKFRPRGLVYLPIASYFEMSEWSLPAEQARLFVEFVNWLRARGVFERYRVFVRGGIWKNFFFKYPEGNFMHKRMLMVSKLVRNNPKARRFILRAQCNDAYWHGIFGGIYLPHLRRAVWENIIRANTFVSTGSFVGDIDFDGRDEVFIEGENFYYVFKPGLGGSLVELSSKNKLVNYADTLTRCYEHYHSVGSAVPEDTGEGVESIHELSEGIPEDVRNEIAYDSVRRTLLQDRFLKPKTTLDAFRLNRYDSLMDFSNKPYGYSLEDGKLRLRRSESEFSVVKTFKPTDEGFVVEYSVAGCGTFAVELNVAVHSVMESPEELHGSGIEVNDRYAVGRFSIELDSEARIWKFPVKTLSKSERGWDFIQQGVSYTFLFPVEGTRSFSVAFREL
- a CDS encoding DUF257 family protein, whose protein sequence is MRELWDSLQLGEIVLVERMDLKDQYFGLHQLMSWGRSKGYTVLIVDVVDSFHILTSKARLAGLDCECFDTTDVIKVGGRVKRGNVIAWISDLTEPVILIGKFKEAYERFLKENSPVLTIALGVEKLFVTSDVLPKSVHLALSLLSEYVGNRDRLTVHLIKAPLLGEEHRYLLNLIEDIATTIIRVSSHGRIGEFKVVKSIKRDAEGLTIRA